The nucleotide sequence CCTCGCTGAAGTAGGTTCCCCAGAACCCGGCCCGGGCCGAGTAGTGGTCGCCCTGGGTGACCCCGGTCCGCGACGCGACCCTGGTGTCGGTGATCTCGGCCCGGGCGGCACCGAACACGTGCGACTCGATCAGCCCCGCCGAACGGACCACGGTGACCGCGTCCAGCCCGGTCAGCAGGATCACCCGGTAGAGGTCCTCCTGGACGTCGAGCACGTGCGGCCCCAGCGGCATCCGCCAGAGGTTGGAGCTGATCAGCCAGGGATGCGCGCGGTACATCCGCCAGGCCTCGTGCGCGTGGAACGCGGCCTGCTCGCGCCACGGCAGGGCCCGGTCCGGGAACTCCCGCATCCGCCACGCCCGGTCCACCATCAGCTCGAACAGCTCGTCCCGGCCGGGGACGTAGGTGTAGAGGCTCATCGTGCCGACGCCCAGCTCCTGGGCGACCTTGCGCATCGAGAGGTCGTCCACCGAGCGGGCGGCCACCGCCATCCCGGCGTCGACGACCTGCTCCAGGGTCAGTCGCTGGCGCGGCCCGCGGCGGGGGGCGGGCGGCGGGTCCCAGAGCAGCTCGATCATCGCCTGCCCGGCCGGGGTTCCCGCGGGTGGCTCGTCGTCGGTCACGAATTCTCCCTGGCGTGGTCCTTCCGTACGGCGTACTTTAGCCAGCCCATACTCAGTACAGCGTACGATGAAAGGATCCTGTGATTCACACCGAATCGCTGACCCGGCACTTCCGGGTCGGCCAGGTGCAGGTCGAGGCCGTTCGCGGTATCGATCTCGACGTCGGCGCCGGGGAGCTCGTCGCCTTCCTCGGGCCGAACGGGGCGGGCAAGTCGACCACGCTGCGGATGCTCACCAGCCTGCTGCCGCCCACCTCGGGGCGGGCCGAGGTCGCCGGCGTCGACGTCGCGGCGCACCCGGCCGAGGTCCGCCGCCGGATCGGCTACATCGGGCAGAAGGACGGCGCCGGGCACAACTACCGGGTGCACGACGAACTGCTCATGCAGGGCCGCTTCTACGGGATGAGCCGCGCCGAGAGCACCGCGAGCGCGGAGCGCCTGATGCACACCCTCGATCTGCGGCCACTGGCCATGCGCAAGGTCGGGTCGCTCTCCGGCGGGCAGAAGCGCCGCCTCGACATCGCACTCGGGCTGATCCACGCGCCGCGGCTGCTGTTCCTCGACGAGCCCTCCACCGGGATGGACCCGCAGAACCGGGCGAACCTGTGGGAGCACATCATGCGGATCCGCGCCGACCACGGCACCACCATCGTGCTGACCACCCATTACCTCGACGAGGCCGACGCGATGGCCGAGCGGGTCGTGATCATCGACCACGGCCGGGTGATCGCCGACGACACCGCCGAGCGGCTGAAGAGCGAGCAGGCCGGTGACCGGCTGACCGTCACCGTCGCCGCCGGGGACGTCCCGGCCGCACGCGCGGTCCTCGCCGACGCGATCGTCCCGGCGCTCACCGGAGCACCCGGCCCGCCCGGCCCCGTCGCGGAGGTCGAGGAACGGAGCGTGCCGGACGGGCACGCCCTGACCGTCGGCGTCGCCGCCGCGGCACGCGAGCTGCCCGCCGTGCTCGGACGGCTGCGCGACGCCGGGATCGATGTCCGCGCCGCCGAGTCCCGCCGGCCCACCCTCGACGACGTCTTCCTGCGCCTGACCGGCCGCAGCCTGCGTGACGGGGAGGCCTGACGATGAGCATCACCACGGCCGGGCCACGGGCCACCGGCGTGCTCACCGACGTCGGCAACGTCTGGTGGCGGGAGACCCTGACCATCGTGCGGGACCCGTTCTCGCTGATCTTCTCGATGCTGCAGCCGCTGGTCTTCCTCGGACTGTTCGGGCCGCTGCTGGCCGGCGTCGCCGGGGACACCGGCGTGTTCGGCGAGTCGTCGCTGCAGTGGTTCCTGCCCGGCGTCGTCGTCATGATCGCGATGTTCGGCACGTCGATGACCGGGGCGAACCTGCAGTTCGAGATCATGACCGGGGCCTTCGAGCGGATGCTCGCGACCCCGCTGGCCCGCTCGTCGCTGATGATCGGCCGGGCGTTGAAGGAACTGACCCCGCTGGTCGTCCAGGCGGCGATCGTCACCCTGGTCGCAGTGCCGTTCGGGTTCGTGCTGTACCCGCTGCACGTGCTGGCCGGGCTGCTGATCCTGGGGATCTTCGGGATCGGCGTCGGCGCGCTGTCCTACGCACTGGCGATCGCCGCCCGGAAGACCGAGTGGATCTTCTGGGCGGTGCAGCAGTCGGTGCTGTTCCCGCTGCTGATCCTGTCCGGGATGATGCTGCCGCTGGAGACCGGGCCGGCTTGGATGCGGGTCGCGTCGCT is from Pseudonocardia autotrophica and encodes:
- a CDS encoding ABC transporter permease, coding for MSITTAGPRATGVLTDVGNVWWRETLTIVRDPFSLIFSMLQPLVFLGLFGPLLAGVAGDTGVFGESSLQWFLPGVVVMIAMFGTSMTGANLQFEIMTGAFERMLATPLARSSLMIGRALKELTPLVVQAAIVTLVAVPFGFVLYPLHVLAGLLILGIFGIGVGALSYALAIAARKTEWIFWAVQQSVLFPLLILSGMMLPLETGPAWMRVASLVNPLTWIVDAERVLFAGTFADPVVLWGLLAALATAAVGLTVGVRSMQGASA
- a CDS encoding TetR/AcrR family transcriptional regulator, giving the protein MTDDEPPAGTPAGQAMIELLWDPPPAPRRGPRQRLTLEQVVDAGMAVAARSVDDLSMRKVAQELGVGTMSLYTYVPGRDELFELMVDRAWRMREFPDRALPWREQAAFHAHEAWRMYRAHPWLISSNLWRMPLGPHVLDVQEDLYRVILLTGLDAVTVVRSAGLIESHVFGAARAEITDTRVASRTGVTQGDHYSARAGFWGTYFSEERFPSMLTLWNAGGFDDDNPDADWGFGLELILDGIGRLAEESAGSR
- a CDS encoding ABC transporter ATP-binding protein, whose protein sequence is MIHTESLTRHFRVGQVQVEAVRGIDLDVGAGELVAFLGPNGAGKSTTLRMLTSLLPPTSGRAEVAGVDVAAHPAEVRRRIGYIGQKDGAGHNYRVHDELLMQGRFYGMSRAESTASAERLMHTLDLRPLAMRKVGSLSGGQKRRLDIALGLIHAPRLLFLDEPSTGMDPQNRANLWEHIMRIRADHGTTIVLTTHYLDEADAMAERVVIIDHGRVIADDTAERLKSEQAGDRLTVTVAAGDVPAARAVLADAIVPALTGAPGPPGPVAEVEERSVPDGHALTVGVAAAARELPAVLGRLRDAGIDVRAAESRRPTLDDVFLRLTGRSLRDGEA